One Physeter macrocephalus isolate SW-GA chromosome 10, ASM283717v5, whole genome shotgun sequence DNA window includes the following coding sequences:
- the LOC102991523 gene encoding non-histone chromosomal protein HMG-14-like, producing the protein MPKNVYRQVPAAGGGVWEERPGSPASRRLCATPASRHPTGAPRHHQDAQEHGQLPQGAAKEEPERRSVTLSAKLAPAKVEPKPKRAVGKDKSSDKEVQTKGKKEAKGKQAEVANQETKEDLPAENRETKNEDSPASDEARGKEAKAD; encoded by the coding sequence atgccAAAGAATGTGTATAGGCAGgtcccagcagctgggggtggggtgtgggaggaGCGGCCAGGCAGCCCGGCTTCCCGAAGGCTCTGTGCCACGCCCGCCAGCAGGCACCCCACAGGCGCCCCCCGCCACCACCAGGACGCCCAAGAGCACGGTCAGCTCCCCCAGGGGGCGGCGAAGGAGGAGCCCGAGAGGAGATCGGTGACGTTGTCAGCTAAACTGGCTCCTGCAAAAGTGGAACCAAAGCCAAAAAGGGCGGTGGGAAAGGATAAATCTTCAGACAAGGAAGtgcaaacaaaagggaaaaaggaagcaaaaggaaaacaggCCGAAGTGGCTAACCAGGAGACTAAAGAAGACTTACctgcagaaaacagagaaactaaaAACGAGGACAGCCCGGCCTCTGACGAAGCACGAGGGAAAGAAGCCAAGGCTGATTAA